In the Bombus pyrosoma isolate SC7728 linkage group LG15, ASM1482585v1, whole genome shotgun sequence genome, one interval contains:
- the LOC122576086 gene encoding cytoplasmic dynein 2 intermediate chain 1 isoform X2: MSHKGTIRKDSSVRNGNQSNVKTKSKSSSSYGDSENSEKVDLKLMRMSQTLEKRKEDDSHSRLTQNLQTSRNSTKHPIKSSKSVPAKESFSSTSKSNINKSGISSKNILTTKTQTELMKKSDINAVKSSKSSSGRIQSNYAEKRGQSTIFIPQSLTTKLNAKLSNKSISSVPKNREEVKTYSSSSETTESKPRSRQRRLSRTLSPSEVKMLHSANNRSDPLQKIDQKKKEKIEVLQTDNEYDYEDDFEDYESDFQECTDSETSEVSEETSNNHINVPLDPIELHTTKQRKIVNSAEQKEEEHMHDSGHYELTEARKRAARIDSIANDSKLSSLLEIKQPVNKSFSEDRSENKSLPLSTDEGFEDSRSGDFAKSPPLSQISFIDFRKIKEEQKPKKPKKSLSRGEELLEMIKLNVMEWSVLECSPIPYEEFIRNYGKLNTQQISTQTGEDNIDIETQTEEITFRNKWTQFPIACRQNLQTKEDLDLFRMDQIGVGSDNDNDIEAISSMLPQPFDILRLNDFMSRAGKVMLSLLEERRSGGNVFKNEEEIPFSDGVVKLSINSITFLAGRAITIIHYSEVLNKILLTIHSPAEEEIETSSKQDYVTDCCIGCVWNISEPSMPIKLLYSTCPITSCCFHSTNYNIVFAGLQDGSISLWDLKEDEMWHQKVTDKANNLDWTIRMPTYTTATNVGTNHTAQVVAIRILSKIEEKSVEQHNNKFVPIQICSLSENGSVVIWSVLHNMGKNVDDLGLSFWGSVKLIKSQELFLQPNYKKKRSLQLRSLICMWIALIVIIFILPLTVAVFCMVLVLVTKLILLYTQSWIPMTVGT; this comes from the exons ATGTCTCATAAG GGAACTATTAGAAAGGATTCATCTGTCAGGAATGGAAATCAGTCAAATgttaaaacaaaatcaaaaagTTCATCATCTTATGGAGACTcggaaaattctgaaaaagtAGATTTAAAATTGATGAGAATGTCTCAAACtcttgaaaaaagaaaagaggatgATAGTCACTCAAGattaacacaaaatttacaaacaagCAGAAATAGTACGAAACATCCTATTAAATCCTCTAAAAGTGTTCCTGCTAAGGAAAGTTTTTCCTCAACATCcaaatcaaatattaacaaGTCTGGAATAtcatcaaaaaatattttaacaactAAAACACAGACTGAACTTATGAAGAAGTCAGATATCAATGCTGTAAAAAGCAGTAAAAGTAGTAGTGGAAGAATACAGAGTAATTATGCAGAAAAGAGAGGACAGAGTACAATATTTATACCACAATCACTTACAACTAAACTCAATGCTAAATTGTCTAATAAAAGCATTAGCTCTGTACcaaaaaatagagaagaagTTAAAACATACTCAAGTTCATCAGAAACAACTGAATCAAAACCAAGGTCTAGGCAACGTAGACTATCTAGAACATTAAGTCCAAGTGaagtaaaaatgttacattCTGCTAATAATAGATCAGATCCTTTACAGAAAATCGaccagaagaaaaaggagaaaatagaGGTACTTCAGACAGATAATGAATATGATTATGAAGATGATTTTGAG GATTATGAATCTGATTTTCAAGAATGCACAGATAGTGAAACATCTGAAGTTAGTGAAGAAACAagtaataatcatattaatGTTCCACTGGATCCAATTGAACTGCATACTACAAAACAA CGCAAAATTGTGAACAGTGCCGaacaaaaggaagaagaacaTATGCATGATTCTGGTCATTATGAGCTTACAGAAGCAAGAAAGAGAGCTGCAAGAATAGACTCAATTGCAAATGATTCAAAGCTATCTTCTCTTCTTGAGATAAAACAACCagttaataaatcatttag TGAGGATAGATCGGAAAATAAATCGTTACCATTATCTACTGATGAAGGATTCGAAGATAGTCGTTCGGGTGATTTTGCAAAATCACCACCGCTCTCACAAATTTCGTTCATTGATTTCCGTAAAATCAAAGAGGAACAAAAACCAAAg AAACCCAAAAAAAGTTTAAGTAGAGGTGAAGAGCTattagaaatgataaaattaaatgttatggAATGGTCTGTTCTGGAATGTTCACCTATACCATATGaagaatttattagaaattatggaaaattaaatactcaACAA ATATCTACGCAAACTGGTGAAGATAATATTGACATAGAAACACAAACGGAGGAAATaacatttagaaataaatggaCTCAATTTCCAATAGCTTGCAGACAAAATTTACAAACCAAGGaagatttagatttatttcgtATG GATCAAATTGGGGTCGGTAGTGACAATGATAATGATATAGAAGCTATAAGCTCTATGTTACCGCAACCCTTTGATATATTGCGATTAAATGATTTCATGAGTCGCGCAGGAAAGGTAATGTTATCGTTATTGGAAGAAAGACGATCTGGTGgcaatgtatttaaaaatgaagaagaaataccATTCAGTGATGGTGTTGTCAAACTTTCTATAAATTCCATAACATTTTTGGCTGGTAGGGCAATAACGATAATCCATTATTCagaagttttaaataaaatcctactGACTATTCATTCTCCAGCTGAAGAA gAAATCGAGACATCCAGCAAACAAGATTATGTAACCGATTGTTGTATTGGTTGCGTTTGGAATATTTCTGAACCATCGATGccgattaaattattgtactcTACCTGCCCTATCACTTCATGTTGTTTTCATTCAACGAATTATAACATCGTATTTGCTGGACTTCAGGATgg ATCGATAAGTCTCTGGGATTTAAAGGAAGATGAAATGTGGCATCAGAAAGTGACAGATAAAGCCAACAATTTAGATTGGACAATACGGATGCCTACATATACAACAGCAACAAATGTAGGAACAAATCATACAGCACAAGTTGTTGCAATACGTATACTAtctaaaattgaagaaaagtCAGTAGAAcaacataacaataaatttgtaCCAATACAg ATATGTAGCTTAAGTGAAAATGGTTCAGTTGTTATATGGAGTGTTTTGCACAATATGGGCAAAAATGTCGACGATTTAGGACTATCATTTTGGGGTAGTGTAAAACTTATTAAAAGTCAAGAACTATTTTTACAACCtaactataaaaaaa AAAGATCACTGCAGCTACGTTCATTGATATGCATGTGGATTGCATTGATAGTAATAATCTTTATATTGCCACTAACAGTAGCAGTATTTTGCATGGTACTTGTATTGGTAACAAAGCTAATCCTCCTGTATACACAAAGTTGGATACCA ATGACTGTGGGAACGTAA
- the LOC122575893 gene encoding uncharacterized protein LOC122575893, translated as MTLGNRGYRYKITRKEETKEVRLASRNKNNRNREQNPLRRHDQKSTVSDLVYKYLRKIAYTDSVRKQRNNACNRFRRRNARKRIIHSRRNSNTDNRLKSYVSEALSFAVHSGYLIPIDRTGRFLQLSPCLTLFPTKNKNNMYKPIKTKRFDCSSSETNRWKRYG; from the exons ATGACATTAGGAAACAGAGgttatcgatataaaataacaagaaaggaagaaactaAGGAAGTCAG ATTGGCATctcggaataaaaataatagaaacaggGAGCAAAATCCTCTACGACGCCATGATCAGAAATCAACGGTTTCCGATTTggtgtataaatatttaagaaagatCGCGTACACCGATAGCGTTCGAAAacaacgtaataatgcatGTAATAGatttcgaagaagaaacgcaAGAAAGAGAATCATCCATTCGCGCAGAAACTCAAATACAG ATAACAGATTAAAATCTTATGTAAGTGAAGCACTTTCTTTCGCGGTGCATTCTGGTTATTTAATCCCCATCGATCGTACCGGAAGGTTTCTACAACTTTCCCCGTGTTTGACACTATTtccaacgaaaaataaaaataatatgtataaaccaataaaaac gAAAAGATTTGATTGTTCATCGAGTGAAACGAACCGATGGAAGCGTTACGGTTAA
- the LOC122576110 gene encoding isoaspartyl peptidase/L-asparaginase-like, whose product MCDYCSWIDQILARIRSEAKPDKKKRRSYVDPVIVVHGGAGKIPRTKRKHILFEVKNAAIEAYSDLINGRSAVDAVEKGIVYMESKPFFNCAKGGSLDVNDEIVTDAAIMTIRDAGCVGAVRDIEHPISLARKVLEKTEHVLIVENGAQKFALDNGISILPPGSLNISKSLMSSFESLTCCMNEEQEESEWRNDAKGKKKECDSDCFINRPQDGEAYPYCVLSTDLDWDDPITVQVSAVGVVAYDRKKRLASGTSTAGEPRKPVGSISSIGTVIGCGIYTDEHGCTSVSGNDTSIYCYAPARKIVKKLSEDISINTAVNTVLQNFENETGESHIGAIALDAKGEPYVSFNCTHFPWAFCQKGYVYYGMAQNEKYWEKITILERPLDCMCISSDDED is encoded by the exons ATGTGCGATTATTGTTCTTGGATCGATCAAATTTTAGCGAGAATCAGATCTGAGGCAAAGccagataaaaaaaaacgtcGTAGCTATGTTGATCCAGTTATAGTAGTTCATGGAGGCGCGGGAAAAATTCCACGAACGAAACGTAAACACATACTCTTTGag GTTAAAAATGCCGCCATTGAAGCGTACAGTGATCTTATCAATGGTCGATCAGCAGTGGATGCGGTAGAAAAAGGAATCGTTTATATGGAAAGTAAGCCGTTTTTTAATTGTGCGAAAGGTGGTTCTTTGGACGTTAACGATGAAATTGTCACGGATGCTGCTATAATGACGATACGCGACGCTGGATGTGTAGGCGCTGTTCGTGACATAGAACATCCTATTTCTTtag CACGGAAGGTATTAGAGAAAACGGAACATGTTCTAATCGTCGAAAATGGAGCTCAAAAATTTGCCTTGGATAacggaatttcaattttaccgCCGGGAAGTTTAAACATATCCAAATCATTAATGTCAAGTTTTGAATCGTTAACATGTTGTATGAATGAAGAACAGGAAGAAAGTGAATGGAGAAATGATGCTAagggtaaaaaaaaagaatgcgATTCGGattgttttataaatcgaCCTCAAGACGGTGAAGCATATCCATATTGTGTATTATCTACTGATTTAGACTGGGATGATCCGATAACTGTACAG gTTAGCGCGGTTGGAGTAGTAGCATACGATCGTAAGAAACGGCTTGCAAGCGGAACATCGACAGCTGGAGAACCTCGAAAGCCGGTTGGTTCCATTAGCTCAATCGGTACGGTAATTGGTTGCGGCATTTACACAGATGAACATGGCTGTACCTCTGTATCTGGTAACGATACAAGCATCTATTGCTATGCACCAGCACggaaaatagttaaaaaattatctgaaGATATATCGATTAACACCGCAGTAAACACAGTGCTACAGAACTTCGAAAATGAAACCGGAGAATCTCACATAGGTGCCATTGCGTTAGACGCAAAAGGCGAGCCTTACGTTTCCTTCAATTGCACACATTTCCCATGGGCTTTCTGCCAGAAAGGTTACGTTTATTACGGGATGGCGCAAAACGAGAAGTATTGGGAAAAAATAACTATATTGGAGCGACCTTTAGATTGCATGTGTATAAGTTCCGACGATGAGGATTAg
- the LOC122576086 gene encoding cytoplasmic dynein 2 intermediate chain 1 isoform X1 yields the protein MSHKGTIRKDSSVRNGNQSNVKTKSKSSSSYGDSENSEKVDLKLMRMSQTLEKRKEDDSHSRLTQNLQTSRNSTKHPIKSSKSVPAKESFSSTSKSNINKSGISSKNILTTKTQTELMKKSDINAVKSSKSSSGRIQSNYAEKRGQSTIFIPQSLTTKLNAKLSNKSISSVPKNREEVKTYSSSSETTESKPRSRQRRLSRTLSPSEVKMLHSANNRSDPLQKIDQKKKEKIEVLQTDNEYDYEDDFEDYESDFQECTDSETSEVSEETSNNHINVPLDPIELHTTKQRKIVNSAEQKEEEHMHDSGHYELTEARKRAARIDSIANDSKLSSLLEIKQPVNKSFSEDRSENKSLPLSTDEGFEDSRSGDFAKSPPLSQISFIDFRKIKEEQKPKKPKKSLSRGEELLEMIKLNVMEWSVLECSPIPYEEFIRNYGKLNTQQISTQTGEDNIDIETQTEEITFRNKWTQFPIACRQNLQTKEDLDLFRMDQIGVGSDNDNDIEAISSMLPQPFDILRLNDFMSRAGKVMLSLLEERRSGGNVFKNEEEIPFSDGVVKLSINSITFLAGRAITIIHYSEVLNKILLTIHSPAEEEIETSSKQDYVTDCCIGCVWNISEPSMPIKLLYSTCPITSCCFHSTNYNIVFAGLQDGSISLWDLKEDEMWHQKVTDKANNLDWTIRMPTYTTATNVGTNHTAQVVAIRILSKIEEKSVEQHNNKFVPIQICSLSENGSVVIWSVLHNMGKNVDDLGLSFWGSVKLIKSQELFLQPNYKKKKITAATFIDMHVDCIDSNNLYIATNSSSILHGTCIGNKANPPVYTKLDTNDCGNVTCIEICPFGYSFFLVSCDDGTIRLHSLDIKKPILQLKDEDNTYIIRSVQWSRSKPFTLFVLDNKSCIHIWDLSNSDIYPTYKINMRNSGHIKTMQLSYCKTKRDTSHQYLAFGTECGHVEIHKLKMNFYHSKEEDYLQELNAFMRYVAIL from the exons ATGTCTCATAAG GGAACTATTAGAAAGGATTCATCTGTCAGGAATGGAAATCAGTCAAATgttaaaacaaaatcaaaaagTTCATCATCTTATGGAGACTcggaaaattctgaaaaagtAGATTTAAAATTGATGAGAATGTCTCAAACtcttgaaaaaagaaaagaggatgATAGTCACTCAAGattaacacaaaatttacaaacaagCAGAAATAGTACGAAACATCCTATTAAATCCTCTAAAAGTGTTCCTGCTAAGGAAAGTTTTTCCTCAACATCcaaatcaaatattaacaaGTCTGGAATAtcatcaaaaaatattttaacaactAAAACACAGACTGAACTTATGAAGAAGTCAGATATCAATGCTGTAAAAAGCAGTAAAAGTAGTAGTGGAAGAATACAGAGTAATTATGCAGAAAAGAGAGGACAGAGTACAATATTTATACCACAATCACTTACAACTAAACTCAATGCTAAATTGTCTAATAAAAGCATTAGCTCTGTACcaaaaaatagagaagaagTTAAAACATACTCAAGTTCATCAGAAACAACTGAATCAAAACCAAGGTCTAGGCAACGTAGACTATCTAGAACATTAAGTCCAAGTGaagtaaaaatgttacattCTGCTAATAATAGATCAGATCCTTTACAGAAAATCGaccagaagaaaaaggagaaaatagaGGTACTTCAGACAGATAATGAATATGATTATGAAGATGATTTTGAG GATTATGAATCTGATTTTCAAGAATGCACAGATAGTGAAACATCTGAAGTTAGTGAAGAAACAagtaataatcatattaatGTTCCACTGGATCCAATTGAACTGCATACTACAAAACAA CGCAAAATTGTGAACAGTGCCGaacaaaaggaagaagaacaTATGCATGATTCTGGTCATTATGAGCTTACAGAAGCAAGAAAGAGAGCTGCAAGAATAGACTCAATTGCAAATGATTCAAAGCTATCTTCTCTTCTTGAGATAAAACAACCagttaataaatcatttag TGAGGATAGATCGGAAAATAAATCGTTACCATTATCTACTGATGAAGGATTCGAAGATAGTCGTTCGGGTGATTTTGCAAAATCACCACCGCTCTCACAAATTTCGTTCATTGATTTCCGTAAAATCAAAGAGGAACAAAAACCAAAg AAACCCAAAAAAAGTTTAAGTAGAGGTGAAGAGCTattagaaatgataaaattaaatgttatggAATGGTCTGTTCTGGAATGTTCACCTATACCATATGaagaatttattagaaattatggaaaattaaatactcaACAA ATATCTACGCAAACTGGTGAAGATAATATTGACATAGAAACACAAACGGAGGAAATaacatttagaaataaatggaCTCAATTTCCAATAGCTTGCAGACAAAATTTACAAACCAAGGaagatttagatttatttcgtATG GATCAAATTGGGGTCGGTAGTGACAATGATAATGATATAGAAGCTATAAGCTCTATGTTACCGCAACCCTTTGATATATTGCGATTAAATGATTTCATGAGTCGCGCAGGAAAGGTAATGTTATCGTTATTGGAAGAAAGACGATCTGGTGgcaatgtatttaaaaatgaagaagaaataccATTCAGTGATGGTGTTGTCAAACTTTCTATAAATTCCATAACATTTTTGGCTGGTAGGGCAATAACGATAATCCATTATTCagaagttttaaataaaatcctactGACTATTCATTCTCCAGCTGAAGAA gAAATCGAGACATCCAGCAAACAAGATTATGTAACCGATTGTTGTATTGGTTGCGTTTGGAATATTTCTGAACCATCGATGccgattaaattattgtactcTACCTGCCCTATCACTTCATGTTGTTTTCATTCAACGAATTATAACATCGTATTTGCTGGACTTCAGGATgg ATCGATAAGTCTCTGGGATTTAAAGGAAGATGAAATGTGGCATCAGAAAGTGACAGATAAAGCCAACAATTTAGATTGGACAATACGGATGCCTACATATACAACAGCAACAAATGTAGGAACAAATCATACAGCACAAGTTGTTGCAATACGTATACTAtctaaaattgaagaaaagtCAGTAGAAcaacataacaataaatttgtaCCAATACAg ATATGTAGCTTAAGTGAAAATGGTTCAGTTGTTATATGGAGTGTTTTGCACAATATGGGCAAAAATGTCGACGATTTAGGACTATCATTTTGGGGTAGTGTAAAACTTATTAAAAGTCAAGAACTATTTTTACAACCtaactataaaaaaaa AAAGATCACTGCAGCTACGTTCATTGATATGCATGTGGATTGCATTGATAGTAATAATCTTTATATTGCCACTAACAGTAGCAGTATTTTGCATGGTACTTGTATTGGTAACAAAGCTAATCCTCCTGTATACACAAAGTTGGATACCA ATGACTGTGGGAACGTAACTTGCATAGAAATCTGTCCATTTGGATATTCGTTCTTCttg GTTAGCTGTGATGATGGAACAATTCGATTGCACTCTTTAGATATTAAGAAaccaattttacaattaaaagatGAAGACAATACATACATTATTAGATCCGTACAATGGTCAAGGTCGAAACCATTTACACTTTTTGTACTAGACAATAAATCAtg tatacatatatgggATTTAAGTAACAGTGATATATATCCaacgtacaaaataaatatgcgAAATAGTGGACATATAAAAACTATGCAATTATCATACTGCAAAACAAAACGAGATACATCTCATCAGTACTTG GCGTTTGGTACAGAATGCGGGCACGTAGAAATACACAAgctaaaaatgaatttttatcattcaaaGGAAGAAGATTATTTACAGGAATTAAATGCTTTCATGCGATACGtcgcaattttataa